A single Mustela lutreola isolate mMusLut2 chromosome X, mMusLut2.pri, whole genome shotgun sequence DNA region contains:
- the NAA10 gene encoding N-alpha-acetyltransferase 10 isoform X1, producing MNIRNARPEDLMNMQHCNLLCLPENYQMKYYFYHGLSWPQLSYIAEDENGKIVGYVLAKMEEDPDDVPHGHITSLAVKRSHRRLGLAQKLMDQASRAMIENFNAKYVSLHVRKSNRAALHLYSNTLNFQISEVEPKYYADGEDAYAMKRDLTQMADELRRHLELKEKGRHVVLGSIENKVESRGNSLSSSGEACREEKGLAAEDSGGDSKDLSEVSETTESTDVKDSSEASDSAS from the exons ATGAACATCCGCAATGcgagg CCGGAGGACCTCATGAACATGCAGCACTGCAATCTCCTGTGCCTGCCCGAGAACTACCAGATGAAATACTACTTCTACCACGGCCTCTCCTGGCCCCAG CTCTCTTACATCGCTGAGGATGAGAATGGGAAGATTGTGGGATACGTCCTGGCCAAAAT GGAGGAGGATCCAGATGATGTGCCCCATGGACACATCACGTCGCTG GCTGTGAAGCGTTCCCACCGGCGCCTCGGCTTGGCTCAGAAGCTGATGGACCAGGCCTCGCGAGCCATGATCGAGAACTTCAATGCCAAATACGTATCCCTGCACGTCAGGAAGAG TAACCGGGCTGCCTTGCACCTCTATTCCAACACTCTCAACTTTCA GATCAGCGAAGTGGAGCCCAAGTACTACGCGGATGGGGAAGATGCGTATGCGATGAAGCGGGACCTCACCCAGATGGCGGATGAG CTGAGGCGGCACCTGGAGCTGAAGGAGAAGGGCAGGCATGTGGTGCTGGGTTCCATCGAGAACAAGGTGGAAAGCCGGGGCAACTCACTTTCAAGCTCGGGAGAGGCCTGTCGTGAGGAGAAGGGCCTGGCTGCTGAGGATAGCGGTGGGGACAGCAAGGATCTCAGCGAGGTCAGCGAGACCACAGAGAGCACCGACGTCAAGGACAGCTCAGAGGCCTCTGACTCCGCCTCCTAG
- the NAA10 gene encoding N-alpha-acetyltransferase 10 isoform X2, translating to MNMQHCNLLCLPENYQMKYYFYHGLSWPQLSYIAEDENGKIVGYVLAKMEEDPDDVPHGHITSLAVKRSHRRLGLAQKLMDQASRAMIENFNAKYVSLHVRKSNRAALHLYSNTLNFQISEVEPKYYADGEDAYAMKRDLTQMADELRRHLELKEKGRHVVLGSIENKVESRGNSLSSSGEACREEKGLAAEDSGGDSKDLSEVSETTESTDVKDSSEASDSAS from the exons ATGAACATGCAGCACTGCAATCTCCTGTGCCTGCCCGAGAACTACCAGATGAAATACTACTTCTACCACGGCCTCTCCTGGCCCCAG CTCTCTTACATCGCTGAGGATGAGAATGGGAAGATTGTGGGATACGTCCTGGCCAAAAT GGAGGAGGATCCAGATGATGTGCCCCATGGACACATCACGTCGCTG GCTGTGAAGCGTTCCCACCGGCGCCTCGGCTTGGCTCAGAAGCTGATGGACCAGGCCTCGCGAGCCATGATCGAGAACTTCAATGCCAAATACGTATCCCTGCACGTCAGGAAGAG TAACCGGGCTGCCTTGCACCTCTATTCCAACACTCTCAACTTTCA GATCAGCGAAGTGGAGCCCAAGTACTACGCGGATGGGGAAGATGCGTATGCGATGAAGCGGGACCTCACCCAGATGGCGGATGAG CTGAGGCGGCACCTGGAGCTGAAGGAGAAGGGCAGGCATGTGGTGCTGGGTTCCATCGAGAACAAGGTGGAAAGCCGGGGCAACTCACTTTCAAGCTCGGGAGAGGCCTGTCGTGAGGAGAAGGGCCTGGCTGCTGAGGATAGCGGTGGGGACAGCAAGGATCTCAGCGAGGTCAGCGAGACCACAGAGAGCACCGACGTCAAGGACAGCTCAGAGGCCTCTGACTCCGCCTCCTAG